One genomic region from Torulaspora delbrueckii CBS 1146 chromosome 4, complete genome encodes:
- the RPG1 gene encoding translation initiation factor eIF3 core subunit a (similar to Saccharomyces cerevisiae RPG1 (YBR079C); ancestral locus Anc_3.303), producing the protein MAPPALRPENALKRADELISVGQHQAALQSLYDYMTARRIRWAQPSAIEPIVFRFLALGVELKRGRFIKDGLHQYKKLVQGSPEGLASVGAVARKYIDLVETKMASEQAKAEELQKEEEDDDLEGGVTPENLLTSVYENDQSVGGFNDEAVTSWLKFTWESYRAVLDLLRNNSHLEITYSGVVSRSMQFCLKYNRKNEFKRLAEMLRQHLDAANYQQSKSGNNIVDLSDDSTLQRYLEQRFHLVNVCVKLELWHEAYKSIEDVYHLSKMSEKQPKPSTLANYYENLAKVFLISGNQALHTAAWVKFFKLFRTNKNAKEEDLQRYASIVMLSALAIQPDYLPTVGYDPQMRLNRLLGFDAKPSKKDSLDAALQEDIYSRVDADIKQLYELLEVNYDSATIKEELAALLPKLTAKPYFDQYASSLRNLIVRKLFVSASQEHDSMGTDELYKFATLPAPLNMSYWDLEKSLLQAAIEDYVSFQIDHENNTVTFVKDPLEAFASSLTTEGEEQPEEEDVEEKEAADEEEDEGEETAVGEDGENDDTAAEPEPVVTRNAYIRKALTSLSMVLYETDSFKKASYLEKVRIARESLIQQTQEVIDNAKRLAEERAKKSQERKQEYMASAAVNAEQDAELRQKRIMEERAAIEAKMEEEAQRRLVEKKKRELEALKLREVKNFIEEVNKNGQVYIDPKEAKNMEIKDARKIIVEQLSKDQAELDERMSYALKKLDHTERALRKVELPLLKKESEALTGADMDKYEAMKGKILKTARDEHEARLADHDRLVKAFDDYKQLRNRLRSQYEDKFGKERAEKQAQFEAAKKARIEEIRQKRYEELVAKRKEELALQERQESIRKQAELAKKQDEISRKQRELEEAAARKNASAPRADPFGRAQKTKEDMDRIAARQREMEEAAAKRQAGAPRTDPFGRAQKSKEDLDRIAARQREMEEAAANKQAGSSTAKPASTEGRPMTFAEKMRAKRAAKTNGN; encoded by the coding sequence ATGGCTCCACCAGCTCTACGTCCAGAAAATGCTTTAAAGAGAGCTGATGAACTTATTTCGGTGGGGCAGCACCAAGCTGCCCTGCAATCATTATATGATTATATGACTGCCAGAAGAATTCGTTGGGCTCAACCTTCTGCCATCGAACCAATTGTATTCAGATTTCTGGCCCTTGGTgttgaattgaagagaggtAGATTTATCAAAGATGGTTTGCATCAATATAAGAAACTTGTTCAAGGATCACCAGAAGGTTTGGCATCGGTTGGTGCGGTAGCACGTAAATACATCGATCTTGTCGAGACCAAGATGGCTTCTGAGCAAGCTAAGGCTGAGGAACTTCAAAAggaggaggaagatgatgatttggaagGAGGCGTCACCCCAGAGAATTTGTTGACCTCCGTTTACGAAAATGACCAATCTGTGGGTGGATTCAATGATGAGGCAGTCACTTCTTGGTTGAAGTTTACATGGGAATCTTACCGTGCTGTTCTTGAtttgttgagaaacaacTCCCATTTGGAAATCACATACTCTGGTGTTGTCAGCAGATCCATGCAATTTTGTTTGAAATACAATCGTAAGAATGAGTTCAAGAGATTGGCAGAAATGTTACGTCAACATTTGGATGCAGCCAACTATCAGCAGAGTAAGTCCGGTAACAACATTGTTGACTTAAGCGATGATTCTACTTTGCAACGTTACTTAGAACAACGTTTCCACTTGGTGAACGTATGTGTTAAGCTAGAGTTGTGGCACGAGGCATACAaatccattgaagatgtttaCCATTTGTCTAAGATGTCTGAGAAACAGCCAAAACCTTCCACTTTGGCTAACTACTACGAGAACTTGGCAAAAGTTTTTCTCATCTCAGGTAACCAGGCCTTGCACACTGCTGCTTGGgtaaaattcttcaagcttttcCGCACAAACAAGAACGCGAAGGAGgaagatcttcaacgtTATGCTTCCATTGTCATGTTGTCAGCTTTGGCCATTCAACCGGATTACCTACCAACTGTGGGATATGATCCTCAAATGCGTTTGAACCGTCTATTAGGCTTTGATGCTAAGCCTTCTAAGAAGGATTCCTTGGACGCTGctttacaagaagataTCTACTCAAGAGTTGATGCTGACATCAAGCAGCTTTACGAGCTTCTCGAAGTAAACTATGACTCTGCTACCATTAAGGAAGAGCTAGCCGCTTTGTTGCCAAAATTGACTGCTAAGCCTTATTTCGACCAATATGCTTCGTCATTAAGAAACTTAATTGTAAGAAAGCTATTTGTCAGTGCTTCACAAGAACATGACTCTATGGGCACTGATGAGTTGTACAAATTCGCAACTTTGCCAGCTCCTTTGAACATGTCCTACTGGGATTTGGAAAAGTCTTTGTTGCAAGCTGCTATTGAAGATTACGTTTCTTTCCAGATCGACCACGAGAACAACACTGTCACTTTTGTGAAGGATCCATTGGAGGCGTTCGCCTCATCTTTAACTACTGAGGGTGAAGAACAACcagaggaggaagatgttgaagaaaaagaagccgccgatgaagaagaggacgaGGGTGAAGAGACTGCTGTTGGCGAAGACGGTGAAAACGACGACACCGCTGCTGAACCTGAACCAGTTGTTACACGTAATGCCTACATCCGTAAGGCTTTGACCTCGTTATCGATGGTTCTTTACGAGACtgactctttcaaaaaagcTTCTTACTTGGAGAAGGTTAGAATTGCTCGTGAAAGCTTGATTCAACAGACTCAAGAGGTTATCGATAACGCAAAGAGACTCGCTGAGGAGCGTGCTAAGAAATCTCAAGAACGTAAACAAGAGTACATGGCTTCAGCAGCTGTGAACGCCGAGCAAGATGCCGAATTGAGGCAAAAGCGTATTATGGAGGAGAGAGCCGCCATCGAAGCCaagatggaagaagaagctcaaCGTCGTTTGgttgagaagaaaaagcGTGAGTTGGAAGCgttgaaattgagagaaGTTAAAAACTTTATCGAAGAAGTTAACAAGAATGGCCAAGTTTACATCGATCCaaaagaagccaagaaCATGGAGATTAAGGACGCTAGAAAGATCATTGTTGAACAACTATCTAAGGATCAAGCTGAATTAGACGAAAGAATGAGttatgctttgaagaaactagATCACACCGAGAGAGCCTTGAGAAAAGTCGAACTtccattgttgaagaaagaatctgAAGCTCTGACAGGCGCCGACATGGATAAGTACGAAGCCATGAAGggaaagattttgaagaccGCAAGAGATGAGCATGAAGCTAGACTTGCCGATCACGATCGTTTGGTAAAGGCATTTGATGACTACAAGCAACTGAGAAACCGTCTAAGAAGCCAATACGAAGATAAATTCGGTAAAGAGCGCGCCGAGAAGCAAGCACAGTTCGAAGCCGCTAAGAAGGctagaattgaagaaattcgtCAAAAGCGTTACGAAGAGCTTGTTGCTAAACGTAAGGAAGAGTTGGCCCTACAAGAGAGACAAGAAAGTATCAGAAAGCAAGCTGAGTTGGCCAAGAAACAGGACGAAATCAGCCGTAAGCAAAGAGAACTGGAGGAAGCTGCCGCCAGAAAGAATGCAAGTGCTCCTCGTGCTGATCCATTCGGTAGAGCACAAAAGACCAAGGAAGATATGGATAGAATCGCGGCAAGGCAGAGAGAAATGGAAGAGGCTGCTGCGAAGAGACAAGCAGGTGCTCCAAGAACCGATCCATTTGGTAGAGCTCAGAAATCTAAGGAAGATTTGGACAGAATCGCCGCTAGACAAAGAGAGATGGAAGAGGCTGCTGCTAACAAGCAAGCCGGTAGTTCCACCGCTAAACCGGCTTCTACTGAAGGTAGACCAATGACTTTCGCTGAAAAGATGAGGGCCAAGAGAGCAGCCAAGACTAATGGTAATTAG
- the EST2 gene encoding telomerase reverse transcriptase (similar to Saccharomyces cerevisiae EST2 (YLR318W); ancestral locus Anc_4.134), with amino-acid sequence MKNLKSYLKEDLKIDLSTCQFQELYSCSHLNGLSELLSTHFVILNESSGLIPLIPGTDCHKSVVDQCVLFLLTRKMYSNVLTHGYKLGGTTSINSALHCVSVNSNVAALKSKPWQLFHEIIGTQNFVNFIINCTVLGPDGDGYSQISGDRLTNSHHTPVSSRQSKANHNDLISPVRARSFLYKNYSRFNYSEILPPANEYVAFRMSIFNPCLRRMNRKMLSRIEYFLRKMLFNHHRKVKYVEILNGICPKSLDMGHLDAQTSTKQVIRFLIVILQKLIPPELFGSKRNKAVIFKYVSSMLMLPVKGSLDIAEIGNSLRLKDFSWLIQPNTQFVKHQYERTTFLMQSFISWLFKSLIPNIISTFFYCTEISSYVSISYFRHDVWNGMSLPYLNAYLERHMIENNVCRNHYSYLHSRFNHNKARIVPKKADGEFRIIAVPNKGADEEEYFAFRDNLRSVIYPIQCILDHLRNSRKNHFEKIYSANQIVSHIKKFKCHLLSKREYLPKLHYLKFDIDSCYDSIPRERVFRVVKELLKKEQGFFVRSQSIYNSKTGAFSIQNVVNGSRQLRDGEVYIDNVRTSFISNKDLLNVLEDEVNNSVLYFNGKCYLRKDGLFQGTSLSALLVDLVYDDLLEHYSIFHPREEDDTLVLRLADDFLVISTNEARITNLKEAALQGFNEFNAKVNTNKIISSACKDERKEFSFCALQISIDDLEVTKSPESLNIPEIGMSSAAKILKRLLGLFEMRLSYGVTDLEINSKTTVLRQIRLIVTNIAEAYALACKGKRISTDHLSRFFHHLNLSAIRSCSGGLRNDMFSAQLRLVIAECFLTVLSRNHARFNHAIDYLKSDSRMLSADLFLY; translated from the coding sequence atgaaaaatttgaaatcataTCTAAAAGAGGATCTAAAAATTGATTTATCGACCTGTCAATTTCAGGAATTGTATTCCTGTAGTCATCTCAATGGACTTTCGGAGTTACTTTCGACACATTTCGTCATTCTCAATGAAAGCTCTGGTTTGATACCCCTTATCCCAGGCACTGATTGTCATAAATCAGTTGTGGATCAATGTGTCCTTTTCCTGCTAACTAGGAAAATGTACAGTAATGTGCTAACTCATGGCTACAAATTGGGTGGTACAACCAGTATTAACTCAGCACTTCACTGTGTGTCTGTGAATTCGAATGTTGCTGCTTTGAAGAGTAAGCCTTGGCAGTTGTTCCATGAGATTATCGGTACGCAAAATTTTGTGAActtcattatcaattgcACCGTGCTTGGCCCTGATGGCGACGGATATAGTCAGATTTCAGGTGATCGTTTAACCAATTCTCACCATACACCGGTTTCATCACGTCAGTCAAAGGCAAATCACAATGATTTGATTTCACCGGTGAGAGCTAGAAGTTTTCTGTACAAAAATTATTCGAGATTCAACTACTCTGAGATACTCCCACCTGCGAATGAATATGTTGCCTTTAGAATGAGTATCTTCAATCCTTGCTTACGGAGAATGAACAGAAAAATGCTTAGCAGGATTGAGTATTTCTTACGCAAAATGTTGTTCAATCACCACAGAAAAGTCAAGtatgttgaaattttgaacgGTATATGTCCAAAATCCCTAGATATGGGCCATTTAGATGCTCAAACTTCGACAAAACAAGTTATCAGATTTTTGATCGTCATTTTGCAGAAGCTTATTCCACCAGAGCTCTTTGGTTCCAAAAGAAATAAGGCTGTGATATTCAAATATGTGTCATCTATGCTAATGCTGCCTGTCAAAGGATCTCTAGACATCGCCGAAATTGGGAACTCTCTGAGATTAAAGGATTTTTCTTGGCTCATACAGCCAAATACTCAGTTTGTGAAACATCAATATGAGAGAACAACTTTTCTCATGCAATCattcatttcttggcttttcaaatcgttaATTCCCAATATCATTTCTACTTTTTTCTACTGTACTGAAATATCCTCTTATGTGAGTATTTCTTACTTCCGGCACGATGTTTGGAATGGGATGAGCTTGCCTTATTTGAATGCTTACCTAGAAAGACAtatgattgaaaataacGTGTGCAGAAATCACTACAGCTACCTCCATTCGAGATTTAACCACAACAAAGCACGTATAGTCCCGAAAAAGGCGGATGGCGAGTTCAGAATCATTGCAGTCCCCAACAAAGGTGCAGATGAGGAGGAATACTTTGCATTTCGAGATAATCTGCGATCAGTTATTTATCCCATTCAATGCATACTTGAtcatttgagaaacagcAGAAAAAATCATTTCGAGAAAATCTATTCCGCCAATCAAATTGTGAGTCATATTAAGAAGTTCAAATGTCACTTGCTAAGCAAACGCGAGTATTTACCGAAACTTCACTATCTGAAGTTTGACATTGACTCGTGTTACGACTCTATTCCTAGGGAGAGAGTGTTTAGAGTGGTCAAGgaactattgaagaaagagcaaggTTTTTTTGTCAGATCTCAGTCCATTTACAACTCTAAAACTGGTGCTTTTAGTATCCAGAATGTTGTTAATGGCAGTAGACAACTTAGGGACGGAGAGGTGTATATTGATAATGTCCGAACTTCCTTCATCAGTAACAAAGATTTGCTGaatgttcttgaagatgaagtaaACAACAGTGTCCTGTACTTCAACGGGAAATGTTATCTGAGAAAGGACGGTCTGTTTCAGGGCACTAGTTTATCGGCACTTTTGGTTGACCTGGTGTACGATGACCTTTTGGAACACTACAGCATCTTTCACCCtcgagaagaagatgatacACTTGTTCTTCGGTTGGCTGATGACTTTCTGGTGATATCCACCAACGAGGCAAGAATtacaaatttgaaagaagcagctTTGCAGGGCTTTAATGAGTTTAATGCTAAAGTCAACACTAATAAGATCATCAGTTCGGCATGCAAAGATGAGAGAAAAGAATTTTCATTCTGCgctcttcaaatctcgattgatgatttggaagTAACGAAGAGTCCGGAGAGTTTGAACATACCTGAAATTGGAATGTCTTCGGCAGCCAAAATACTCAAAAGATTATTGGGACTTTTTGAGATGAGATTATCTTATGGGGTCACTGACCTCGAAATTAACTCTAAAACTACAGTCTTGAGGCAAATCCGCCTGATTGTAACGAACATCGCCGAAGCTTACGCTCTTGCGTGCAAAGGAAAGAGGATTAGTACCGACCATTTGTCGAGGTTTTTCCACCACTTGAACCTTTCGGCAATTCGCTCGTGCTCTGGTGGTCTCAGAAACGATATGTTTTCTGCACAACTTCGTCTTGTTATAGCGGAATGCTTCTTAACTGTACTCTCACGTAATCATGCGAGGTTCAATCATGCCATCGATTATCTGAAAAGTGATTCTAGAATGTTATCCGCAGATTTGTTTCTATATTAA
- the SEC18 gene encoding AAA family ATPase SEC18 (similar to Saccharomyces cerevisiae SEC18 (YBR080C); ancestral locus Anc_3.304), producing MDKFKLPSFGKATHHSPPDMSNVDPQPRQLYVANCPNNSYALANVAAVSPQDFPDNIYILVDNLFVFTTRHSSELAAGTIGFNGNQRTWGGWSLNQEVQARAFDLFKYSGKHSYLGSLDVDISFRSRGKAVNAPFDQDELALHFAKCFESQIFSPTQYLIFEFKGHIFDLKVRNLQTIDLGDIEPVSPVSSSIEAKGILTKQTQINFFKGRDGLVNLKSSNSLRPRSDAVIRSDFKFEDLGVGGLDKEFTKIFRRAFASRIFPPAVIEKLGISHVKGLLLFGPPGTGKTLIARKIGTMLNAKEPKIVNGPEILSKYVGSSEENIRNLFKDAETEYRAKGEESSLHIIIFDELDSVFKQRGSRGDGTGVGDNVVNQLLAKMDGVDQLNNILVIGMTNRKDLIDSALLRPGRFEVQVEIHLPDEKGRLQIFDIQTKKMRENKMMDKDVDLAELAALSKNFSGAEIEGLVKSASSFAINKTVNIGKGATKLNQKDIAKLRVTREDFLNALQEVTPAFGISEEDLKTCVEGGMFRYSERVDAILKNGGRYVRQVRESEKSRLVSLLLHGPSGSGKTALAAAIALKSEFPFIRLISPTELSGMSESAKIAYIDNTFRDAYKSPLNILVIDSIETLVDWVPIGPRFSNNILQVLKVALKRKPPQDRRLLLMTTTSAYSVLQQMDILSCFDSEIAVPNMTNLDEFNNVMIESNFLDDEGRVRVIKEMSEVCPKFNIGIKKVLTNIETARHDDDPVSEIVELMAQSA from the coding sequence ATGGATAAGTTCAAGTTGCCCTCGTTCGGTAAAGCTACGCATCATAGTCCGCCAGATATGAGCAATGTGGACCCGCAACCCAGACAGTTGTACGTCGCTAATTGTCCTAACAACTCATACGCACTGGCCAATGTTGCTGCAGTGTCTCCACAGGATTTCCCAGATAATATTTACATCCTAGTGGATAACTTGTTCGTCTTTACCACCAGACACTCAAGTGAGTTGGCAGCAGGAACAATTGGTTTCAACGGTAACCAACGTACCTGGGGTGGTTGGTCTTTAAACCAAGAGGTTCAGGCTAGAgcttttgatcttttcaagtaCTCGGGAAAACATTCTTACTTGGGGTCGCTGGATGTGGATATTTCATTCAGATCAAGAGGGAAAGCAGTCAATGCTCCATTTGACCAGGATGAATTAGCATTACATTTTGCCAAGTGTTTTGAGTCACAGATTTTCTCACCTACACAGTACCTGATTTTCGAGTTCAAAGGCCATATATTCGACCTGAAAGtaagaaatcttcaaacaattgaccTAGGGGACATTGAACCCGTCTCACCCGTGTCGTCTAGTATCGAAGCAAAAGGCATTCTTACAAAACAAACTcagatcaatttcttcaaaggtAGAGATGGTTTAGTAAATTtaaagtcttcaaattccttGAGACCAAGGTCAGATGCCGTTATCAGGTCAGActtcaagtttgaagaCCTCGGGGTTGGTGGTCTTGATAAGGAATTcaccaaaattttcagaaGAGCTTTTGCTAGTAGAATTTTTCCACCAGCCGTCATTGAGAAGTTGGGTATTTCACACGTCAAGGGTTTGCTGTTATTTGGTCCGCCCGGTACTGGTAAGACATTGATCGCCAGAAAAATCGGTACAATGCTTAATGCTAAAGAACCTAAAATTGTCAATGGTCCCGAAATCCTAAGTAAGTATGTGGGTTCTTCTGAGGAGAATATTCGTAATCTGTTCAAGGATGCCGAAACTGAGTACAGAGCTAAAGGTGAGGAATCTTCATTAcatatcatcattttcGATGAATTAGACTCTGTTTTCAAACAAAGAGGTTCTCGTGGTGATGGTACAGGTGTTGGTGATAACGTTGTTAACCAACTTTTGGCCAAGATGGATGGTGTGGATCAATTAAACAACATTCTAGTGATAGGTATGACAAACAGAAAAGATCTGATTGATAGTGCCCTACTGCGTCCCGGCAGATTCGAGGTTCAAGTGGAGATTCATCTGCCTGACGAGAAGGGTAGACTACAGATTTTTGACATTCAAACTAAGAAGATGCGTGAAAATAAGATGATGGATAAAGATGTTGATTTGGCAGAGCTAGCTGCCTTGTCAAAGAACTTTTCCGGtgctgaaattgaaggtcTGGTGAAAAGTGCAAGTTCTTTTGCGATAAACAAGACAGTTAACATCGGGAAAGGTGCAACGAAGCTGAATCAAAAGGATATTGCTAAACTTAGAGTGACTcgtgaagatttcttgaatgcaCTGCAAGAAGTTACACCTGCATTTGGTATTAGTGAGGAGGACCTAAAGACGTGTGTAGAAGGTGGTATGTTCAGATACTCTGAGCGAGTGGATGCCATTCTGAAGAACGGTGGTCGTTATGTTCGTCAAGTGCGCGAAAGCGAGAAATCCAGACTTGTTTCCTTACTTCTCCACGGTCCGTCTGGATCAGGTAAAACTGCCTTGGCAGCTGCAATTGCACTAAAATCAGAATTTCCTTTCATCAGACTAATCTCTCCGACGGAACTTTCTGGTATGTCTGAAAGTGCCAAGATCGCGTATATCGATAACACTTTCAGAGACGCTTACAAGTCTCCACTGAATATCTTGGTCATCGATTCGATAGAGACCCTTGTCGATTGGGTTCCAATTGGTCCAAGATTCTCCAACAACATTTTACAAGTGTTAAAAGTTGCACTCAAACGTAAGCCACCTCAGGATCGTCGTCTGTTACTGATGACCACCACTTCAGCATATAGCGTGCTCCAGCAAATGGATATACTAAGTTGCTTCGACAGTGAAATCGCAGTGCCAAACATGACTAACCTTGACGAGTTTAACAACGTAATGATCGAGTCGAACTTCCTGGACGACGAAGGCAGAGTCAGAGTAATAAAGGAAATGTCAGAAGTGTGCCCTAAATTCAACATTGGTATCAAGAAGGTCTTGACCAACATAGAGACTGCCAGGCACGATGACGATCCCGTTAGTGAAATTGTAGAATTAATGGCGCAATCGGCTTAG
- the TAD3 gene encoding Tad3p (similar to Saccharomyces cerevisiae TAD3 (YLR316C); ancestral locus Anc_4.133): MVKKALNPLRIDYKKCIVEERLLQIRNKDNLHEPDLSRVWTIEINARDSKAIVDCIRRNFQPNDPITYTHVKRIRKKLDEPKKLIVIVCSCELFKDGSEVTSLLKDSGVDFNQLNDCTVIPRQGAPTKELMMQWSEKFWPLTWCGNPNDQILNDYIFDMSFIRKMLEKITQLSREAAEKDNEYPIVTAFVDPRNREAPIYAIDSRTKKGSTPIDHSIMCGIRQVAERERKLGDTLGGGGYLCLDFDVYTTHEPCSMCSMALVHSRIKRCIFLEPMEVTGALKPSSGDGYCMHNNKLLNSKYEAFQWIGDEYPTMKLDPKMCC; the protein is encoded by the exons ATGGTCAAGAAAGCATTGAATCCATTGCGTATTGATTATAAGAAATGCATTGTGGAAGAACGCCTTTTACAGATAAGGAATAAAGATAATCTACATGAACCTGATCTAT CTCGCGTATGGACTATTGAGATAAACGCTCGAGATTCTAAGGCAATTGTGGA TTGCATTCGCCGCAATTTTCAGCCAAATGATCCTATAACATATACTCATGTCAAAAGAATAAGGAAGAAACTTGATGAGCCAAAAAAATTGATCGTAATTGTGTGTTCCTGtgaattgttcaaagatggtTCTGAAGTCACATCGCTCTTGAAGGACTCCGGGGTCGATTTTAATCAACTGAACGACTGTACTGTAATACCACGTCAAGGAGCTCCAACAAAAGAACTAATGATGCAATGGTCGGAGAAATTTTGGCCACTAACGTGGTGCGGAAATCCGAATGACCAAATCCTGAATGATTACATCTTTGACATGAGCTTCATCAGAAAAATGCTCGAAAAAATCACACAATTGTCGAGGGAAGCAGCAGAGAAGGACAATGAATATCCAATCGTTACTGCTTTTGTCGATCCACGAAATAGAGAAGCGCCAATCTATGCAATCGACTCGCGAACCAAAAAGGGATCCACTCCCATTGATCATAGCATCATGTGTGGAATAAGACAAGTCGCagagagagagagaaaATTGGGTGACACACTTGGAGGGGGAGGTTATCTATgtcttgattttgatgtttATACGACCCATGAGCCATGTTCAATGTGTTCAATGGCATTAGTTCATTCGAGAATCAAAAGATGCATTTTTTTGGAGCCTATGGAGGTTACTGGGGCTTTAAAACCTAGTAGTGGTGATGGATATTGCATGCACAACAATAAACTACTCAACTCAAAATACGAGGCATTCCAATGGATAGGCGATGAATATCCAACGATGAAGCTAGATCCAAAAATGTGCTGTTAG
- the ECM33 gene encoding Ecm33p (similar to Saccharomyces cerevisiae ECM33 (YBR078W) and PST1 (YDR055W); ancestral locus Anc_3.302), which yields MQFKSTIFAAALAATALAANDTDVPSSCSISSGATATAQADLDQYSGCTTLVGDLEITGDSLTSASLANVEELQGSLIVNNASKLNDFHADSLKKVTDTLSLQKLYILSAASFGALEEVDTIQFITLPAISTFTTNLKSANIIYVSDTALETVNAFTSLQKVASFNMNNNKGLGNLESDLETVSDSLEFSSNGNDANVTFDKLIWANNITIRDVESASFTNLESVNQSLGFINNSISTLNLSSLSSVGGSFSVVSNDELTEVDAKNLTSVGGGFVVANNTDFKSINGFSKLATVGGALVATGNFTELDLSSLKSVKGGAQVDTSSGNFSCDALKSLQSKGAIQGDSFVCKNGATSTSIKLSSTSGSSSGSSSRTATSSGASSSGSVSDSSDSSSTSTHTSRGAAAADFAPAGSILGVFAAVAAALL from the exons ATGCAGTTCAAGTCTACTATTTTTGCAGCTGCTTTAGCTGCTACTGCTCTAGCAG CCAACGATACTGATGTTCCATCATCGTGTTCGATCTCATCTGGTGCCACTGCCACTGCTCAGGCCGATTTGGATCAATACAGTGGCTGTACAACTTTGGTGGGTGATCTAGAGATCACTGGTGATTCCTTGacttctgcttctttggctAACGTCGAAGAGTTGCAAGGTTCTTTGATTGTTAACAACGCTTCCAAATTGAACGATTTCCATGCtgactctttgaagaaagttacTGATACTCTAAGTTTGCAAAAGTTGTACATTCTATCAGCTGCATCTTTCGGTGcattggaagaagttgacACTATTCAATTCATCACTTTGCCAGCTATCTCTACTTTCACTACCAACTTGAAGAGTGCTAACATCATTTACGTCTCCGATACTGCTTTGGAGACCGTCAATGCTTTCACTTCTCTACAAAAAGttgcttctttcaacatgaacaacaacaaggGTCTAGGTAACTTGGAATCCGATTTGGAAACTGTCTCTgattctttggaattttcTTCTAACGGTAATGATGCTAATGTCACTTTTGATAAGTTGATTTGGGCTAACAACATTACCATTAGAGATGTTGAGTCTGCTTCCTTCACTAACTTGGAATCTGTGAACCAATCTTTGGGTTTCATTAACAACTCTATCTCTACTCTAAACTTGTCCAGTTTGTCCTCTGTCGGTGGTTCTTTCTCTGTGGTGTCTAACGATGAATTGACTGAGGTCGATGCTAAGAACTTAACCTCCGTTGGTGGTGGTTTCGTTGTCGCTAACAACACTGACTTCAAGAGCATCAACGGTTTCTCCAAGTTGGCTACAGTTGGTGGTGCTCTAGTTGCTACTGGTAACTTCACTGAGTTGGACCTATCTTCTCTAAAATCCGTCAAGGGTGGTGCTCAAGTTGACACTTCTTCTGGTAACTTCTCCTGtgatgctttgaaatctttgcaaagcaaGGGTGCTATCCAAGGTGACTCTTTCGTTTGTAAGAACGGTGCTACTTCTACTTCTATCAAGTTGTCCTCTACTTCTGGCTCTAGCTctggctcttcttcaagaactgcCACTTCTAGTGGTGCTAGCAGCAGTGGTTCTGTTTCTGATTCTAGTGACTCTTCTAGCACTTCAACCCATACTTCTAGGGGTGCTGCTGCCGCTGATTTCGCCCCAGCTGGTTCTATCCTGGGTGTTTTCGCAGCTGTCGCCGCTGCTCTATTGTAA
- the NKP2 gene encoding Nkp2p (similar to Saccharomyces cerevisiae NKP2 (YLR315W); ancestral locus Anc_4.132), with amino-acid sequence MSLREILVQFLLGNQLTSRLSLPEFQEVVDKNSGQGERIPDEKVREWYAAYRARDQDETDATRLIVDKFLTITEQAEMRKLENAQLKESLSLEEVVDSMYNVDQILDARLKTLNRAMETNVKVLAKLNDILAKVNRSKAEDDNIDLLNVLHGYKTMIEGDE; translated from the coding sequence atgagtttgagAGAGATCCTGGTCCAGTTCTTGTTAggcaatcaattgaccagCAGGTTGTCCCTTCCTGAGTTCCAGGAAGTCGTGGACAAGAACAGTGGTCAAGGTGAGAGGATACCAGATGAAAAGGTTCGTGAATGGTATGCTGCTTATCGGGCCCGTGATCAAGATGAAACTGATGCTACAAGGCTGATTGTCGACAAGTTTCTTACCATTACTGAGCAGGCTGAGATGCGAAAGTTGGAAAACGCACAGTTAAAGGAATCTTTGAGTTtagaagaagttgttgacAGTATGTATAATGTGGATCAAATACTGGATGCGAGACTGAAGACTTTGAATAGAGCTATGGAAACGAATGTGAAGGTTTTGGCTAAATTAAATGATATCTTGGCAAAAGTCAATCGATCAAAAGCCGAAGACGACAATATTGATCTATTAAACGTCTTACATGGCTATAAAACAATGATAGAGGGTGACGAGTAG